A part of Rhinoderma darwinii isolate aRhiDar2 chromosome 1, aRhiDar2.hap1, whole genome shotgun sequence genomic DNA contains:
- the TMEM38A gene encoding trimeric intracellular cation channel type A isoform X2, whose translation MGWRRFVPLRLCCKGAVALSRRSPVASWLCAMLYCFGSYILADVLLGDSPIHYFSNNANILVASAVWYLMFFCPLNIFYKCVSFLPVKLVLVGMKEVVRVRKIAIGIHHAHHHYHHGWVIMVLIGWVKGSGVALMSNVEQLLRGVWKPETNEILHMSFPTKASLYGAILFTLQQSHWLPISKAYLIFFFTLFMATCKIYMTATHSHGSPFAFLENCICPILFGTANGDHNGHEDHHHHHDHGVSHSSGKSKEELNEGTRKRKVKKAE comes from the exons GTGCTGTGGCCCTTTCTAGACGCAGTCCTGTAGCCTCCTGGCTGTGTGCCATGCTCTACTGCTTTGGCAGCTACATACTTGCAGATGTTTTGCTTGGGGACTCTCCCATCCATTATTTCAGCAATAATGCCAATATACTTGTAGCCTCTGCTGTCTG GTACCTTATGTTTTTCTGCCCCCTGAATATCTTCTACAAATGTGTAAGTTTTCTTCCTGTGAAACTTGTTCTTGTTGGTATGAAAGAAGTAGTCCGTGTACGGAAAATTGCCATTGGAATTCACCATGCCCATCACCACTACCATCATGGTTGGGTTATCATGGTACTCATTGGATGGGTAAAAG GTTCTGGTGTAGCACTGATGTCTAATGTGGAACAGCTTTTGCGTGGTGTTTGGAAGCCAGAGACCAATGAAATTCTTCACATGTCTTT CCCTACCAAGGCCAGTTTGTATGGTGCCATCTTGTTCACTCTGCAACAATCCCACTGGTTACCTATTTCCAAAGCGTACCTCATCTTTTTCTTTACTCTCTTTATGGCTACTTGCAAG ATCTACATGACCGCAACGCACTCTCATGGGTCACCTTTTGCTTTTCTGGAGAACTGCATCTGCCCTATCCTTTTTGGTACTGCAAACGGTGACCATAATGGCCATGAagaccaccatcatcaccatgaCCATGGAGTGTCTCATTCAAGTGGAAAATCCAAAGAAGAGCTAAATGAGGGTACTCgcaaaagaaaagtgaaaaaagctGAGTGA